Below is a genomic region from Halobacterium sp. CBA1132.
TCCGGCACGCGGCCGACCAGCGCCCACCCGAGCGGGTCGAGCACGGGGTCCGGCCACCCGCCGTCGTCGACGAACGTGTACGTCTCGACGCTGTCGTTCCCGCCCGGCACCGCGACGACGGTCTCGACGGGCCGCGCGCGAACCGCCTCGACGCCGAACGTGTACTCGCCGCCAACGGCTTCGAGTAGGCTGCGGAGCGCGGCCTGTACGTCACCGGCCCCGAACGCCACGGGCTTGCCCGCACGAAGCGCTCGGACGAGGTCTCCGCGGTCCGCGCTCGCGGTCGCGAGTACGATGTCCGCCCCCGCGACTGCCGGCGCTGTCTTCGGTGGTTCGGGGAGGTCGCCGGTGTCGCCCGCGAGATACACGGCTTCGTCGTCGAGCGCGCGACTCGTGTCCGCGTGCAGGCCGCTCCCGGTGTTCACGTCCGGGAGGCCGCCGTCGAACGCGCTACACCCGGCGAGGGCTGCGATACCAGTCGTGCCGGCTGCCGCGAGGAACCGGCGGCGGCTCGTGGAAGGCATCGACTACACGGCCGTGCGGCCGCAGTAAAAAGTCCGCGTTGGGTCAGACAGCCGCTTTCCTCACTCCTCGGAGTCGTCGAGTTGGCGCACCGTCAACACCGGCACCGGACACGTCCGCACGACGCGCTCGGCGACGCTCCCGATGAGGAACCGGTTCTCGCCGTGGCGGCCCCGCGTCCCCGTTGCCACCACGTCACCGTCCACGTCGCGGGCGTACCGGCTGATTTCCGCGGCCGGCCGCCCCTCTCGGACCGCCGTCGTCACGCGCTGGGCGGCGTCCGCGGCGATGCTCTCGACGGCGTTCTCGCCGCGCTCTTCGAGCGCGTCGTGCATCTCCTCGCGGACTTCCTCGGGCGCGCTCTCGA
It encodes:
- a CDS encoding universal stress protein — translated: MIETVVIATDGSESVGRAVAVALDFAERFDAEVHALYVLEESEVESAPEEVREEMHDALEERGENAVESIAADAAQRVTTAVREGRPAAEISRYARDVDGDVVATGTRGRHGENRFLIGSVAERVVRTCPVPVLTVRQLDDSEE